Proteins from one Corynebacterium testudinoris genomic window:
- a CDS encoding class I SAM-dependent DNA methyltransferase, which produces MITGPLRNQVDRIWDAFWSGGISNPMTVIEQFTYLLFLKQLDERQASAEFQRTLGVDAADVIPTNSLHLRWRELMQIPDGSQRRLVIDTEVFPFLREGLGSAGFARHMRNATFGIDSPGTLLTVMELIDALSFPNKDMAGDLYEYMLSKLAASGTNGQFRTVSHVIDLMVNLMAPAPHERVIDPACGTAGFLVGSAEWTKDHHRDALLDPRTREFFPIEALTGFDFDATMIRIAAMNMFMHGVTDPQISYQDSLQQLPAGHDENYDIVLANPPFAGSIDAKALDPALSEKFTSKKTELLFVQRFLQLLRPGGRAAVIVPEGVLFSNSTHAHKALRKQLIDDHRLDAIIKLPSGTFKPYSGVSTAILCFTKTNSGGTEDVWFYEVRADGYSLDDKRTPLLAPHLLGPVPLEKEPDPELVDEVLDPTTLTPKQHENNNLPDVLNRWAQRTGTERDRTRTEQSFAVPVDEIRDADYDLSMNRYKEIVFEAADTRDPLEILAEIRALDVEIATGLDELEQMLRGDRK; this is translated from the coding sequence ATGATCACTGGTCCTCTCCGCAATCAGGTTGACCGCATCTGGGATGCGTTCTGGTCCGGCGGCATTTCTAATCCGATGACTGTCATTGAACAGTTCACTTACCTGCTGTTTTTGAAGCAGCTGGATGAGCGTCAGGCGAGTGCGGAGTTCCAACGCACCCTCGGCGTCGATGCAGCGGATGTCATCCCCACCAACAGTCTTCACCTGCGGTGGCGGGAGCTGATGCAGATTCCGGACGGCTCCCAGCGCCGACTCGTGATTGATACTGAGGTGTTCCCGTTCCTCCGTGAGGGGCTCGGCAGCGCGGGCTTTGCCCGCCACATGCGCAACGCCACGTTCGGCATCGACAGCCCGGGCACGTTGCTCACCGTCATGGAGCTTATCGACGCCCTCTCGTTCCCCAACAAGGACATGGCCGGCGATCTCTACGAGTACATGCTGTCCAAGTTGGCGGCATCCGGCACGAACGGCCAGTTCCGCACGGTTAGTCACGTCATTGATCTCATGGTCAACCTCATGGCGCCGGCCCCGCATGAGCGGGTCATTGATCCCGCCTGCGGCACCGCTGGCTTCCTCGTTGGCTCCGCCGAGTGGACGAAGGACCATCACAGGGACGCGCTTCTCGATCCCCGCACCCGCGAGTTCTTCCCCATCGAGGCTCTGACGGGTTTTGATTTCGATGCCACGATGATCCGAATCGCCGCGATGAACATGTTCATGCACGGTGTCACTGATCCGCAGATCTCGTACCAGGATTCGCTGCAGCAGCTTCCGGCTGGCCACGACGAAAATTACGACATCGTGCTGGCAAACCCACCGTTCGCCGGTTCCATCGATGCCAAGGCCCTCGATCCGGCGTTGTCGGAAAAGTTCACTTCCAAGAAGACGGAATTGTTGTTCGTGCAGCGTTTCCTCCAGCTGCTGCGCCCCGGCGGCCGCGCCGCGGTCATCGTCCCCGAGGGCGTGTTGTTCAGTAATTCCACCCACGCGCACAAAGCGCTGCGTAAGCAACTTATCGACGACCACCGCCTGGACGCGATCATCAAACTCCCCTCCGGCACCTTCAAGCCCTACTCCGGGGTATCAACCGCGATCTTGTGCTTCACTAAAACGAACAGCGGCGGCACGGAAGATGTGTGGTTCTACGAGGTCCGCGCCGACGGCTACTCCCTCGATGACAAGCGCACCCCACTCCTGGCACCTCACCTGCTCGGCCCGGTCCCCCTCGAAAAGGAACCCGACCCCGAACTTGTCGACGAAGTTCTCGACCCCACGACCCTCACCCCCAAGCAGCATGAAAACAACAACCTCCCTGACGTGCTCAACAGGTGGGCGCAGCGGACCGGTACCGAACGCGACCGTACCCGTACCGAGCAGTCTTTCGCCGTACCTGTCGACGAGATCCGCGACGCCGACTACGACCTCTCCATGAACCGTTACAAGGAGATTGTCTTCGAGGCCGCCGACACCCGCGACCCCCTGGAGATCCTCGCTGAGATCCGCGCCCTCGACGTCGAGATCGCTACAGGTCTGGATGAGCTGGAGCAGATGTTGCGGGGTGATCGGAAGTGA
- a CDS encoding Fic family protein produces MSDVRVRPHPDRPYNNLPALPPDKPVETISVLKAVIRAREQLAALDTACRLIPNPYIITSTIPLREAQASTEIENIVTTNDELFRAAWNVDLDPTPATKEALRYREALNAGVANLTDRPVSLKSAEQIGSILLGRPALIRSTPGTYIGDPRRGTRVYTPPEGKEVLEGHLAAWERFIYSEHGVDPLVLMAMTHYQFEAIHPFHDGNGRTGRILNVLLLIQEGLLRLPVLYLSGFIVSNKDSYYRLLRGVTENSEWEQWILYMVRGVEEAAREAFELIGRLRELQEDTAARIRSLGGSVPAAEMAELLIINPYIRIQDVVDSGLAKRQTASVWLSSLVEAGMLVEVKIGRQKIFINSAALNILTSA; encoded by the coding sequence ATGAGCGACGTCCGCGTGCGGCCCCACCCAGATCGCCCCTACAATAACCTCCCAGCTCTGCCGCCGGATAAGCCAGTGGAGACGATCTCCGTGCTCAAGGCTGTTATCCGTGCCCGTGAACAACTCGCAGCACTTGACACGGCCTGTCGACTGATTCCGAATCCCTACATCATTACCTCTACCATTCCGCTCCGTGAGGCCCAGGCCTCGACAGAGATCGAGAACATCGTCACCACCAATGATGAGCTCTTCCGAGCTGCGTGGAATGTCGACCTGGATCCCACGCCAGCGACCAAAGAAGCCTTGCGCTATCGGGAAGCGCTCAATGCGGGAGTAGCAAATCTCACTGATCGGCCGGTGTCACTCAAATCAGCTGAGCAGATCGGTAGCATCCTTCTGGGACGACCAGCCCTCATACGGTCCACTCCTGGCACCTACATTGGTGATCCTCGTCGAGGGACCCGCGTGTATACCCCTCCCGAGGGGAAAGAGGTCCTAGAAGGGCACTTGGCCGCCTGGGAGAGGTTCATATACTCCGAGCATGGGGTGGATCCCCTTGTGCTGATGGCCATGACTCATTACCAGTTTGAAGCGATTCACCCGTTCCATGACGGCAATGGACGTACCGGCCGTATCCTCAACGTCTTGCTGCTCATCCAGGAAGGGCTCTTGCGTCTTCCTGTACTCTATTTGTCCGGCTTCATCGTGAGCAACAAGGATTCCTATTATCGATTGCTCCGCGGAGTGACGGAAAACTCTGAATGGGAACAATGGATTCTGTATATGGTCCGGGGGGTGGAGGAGGCAGCACGAGAGGCCTTCGAGCTCATCGGTCGCCTGCGTGAGCTCCAAGAGGACACTGCTGCCCGAATCCGCTCCCTCGGCGGAAGCGTGCCGGCAGCTGAGATGGCAGAGCTTCTCATTATCAACCCGTACATCCGTATCCAGGATGTTGTTGACTCTGGACTGGCCAAGCGGCAGACAGCGTCCGTCTGGCTTTCATCTCTAGTGGAGGCGGGGATGCTCGTAGAGGTCAAGATCGGGCGGCAGAAAATTTTCATCAACTCCGCCGCGCTTAATATCCTGACCAGTGCCTAA
- a CDS encoding type I restriction-modification enzyme R subunit C-terminal domain-containing protein, with protein sequence MLRRGLALRTARPLIPELIRRLASLNEDAVRAKFSDLLQGSTLTANQIGFMHTNLDALLHSGYLETKELLEAPFDAYGNPLDLFT encoded by the coding sequence TTGTTGAGGAGAGGCCTCGCCCTGCGCACCGCCCGCCCATTGATCCCGGAGCTCATCCGTCGTCTCGCCAGCCTGAACGAGGACGCGGTGCGAGCCAAGTTCTCTGACCTGCTTCAGGGTTCCACGCTGACGGCCAACCAGATCGGGTTCATGCATACGAACTTGGACGCCCTGTTGCACAGCGGTTACTTGGAGACGAAGGAGCTGTTGGAGGCACCCTTCGACGCCTACGGCAACCCCCTCGACCTGTTCACCTGA
- a CDS encoding Fic family protein, translating into MPSLSTELLAKIDQATIAITRFDATQAATVLPFTPLLLRGESVASSRIEQLTSSARRILEAELLGVGGTGNAALVVAATAQMNAAISSDSLPDERRILDMHRLLLRDSQPQIAGHYREEPVWIGGSDLHPVDSMYTAPHHRHLPSLMADLDVWMQLSNVPALAHAAIAHAQFETIHPFVDGNGRTGRALIHTLLRHRGLTVNGTLPWSAGILRSPDSYFAALTSYSAGDIAPMVQLVAEAAFRATELGTWLGKEITDVRSTWEDQVTAQRDATDWRILDVLMRQPLVDAPRLAAELSVTPANTRKALERLEADGVVLSAQVAKNRRAWRAPDILDLLDEFAEKAGRRETPAG; encoded by the coding sequence GTGCCCTCCCTCAGCACAGAGCTCCTTGCGAAGATCGATCAGGCCACCATCGCCATCACTCGTTTCGACGCCACCCAAGCAGCAACCGTGCTTCCCTTCACCCCCTTATTGCTACGAGGCGAATCGGTTGCGTCCTCCCGCATCGAGCAACTGACATCCTCCGCTCGCCGCATCTTGGAGGCAGAACTGCTTGGTGTGGGCGGAACCGGCAACGCAGCACTCGTCGTCGCCGCCACCGCCCAGATGAACGCGGCGATCTCCAGTGACAGCCTCCCCGACGAGCGGCGAATCCTGGACATGCACCGCCTACTTCTCCGCGACAGCCAACCACAGATTGCGGGACACTACCGCGAGGAACCCGTGTGGATCGGGGGCAGCGACCTACACCCTGTCGATTCGATGTACACCGCCCCGCACCACCGCCACCTCCCCTCACTCATGGCCGACCTCGACGTGTGGATGCAGCTTTCAAACGTGCCCGCCCTCGCCCACGCCGCGATTGCCCACGCCCAGTTCGAAACGATCCACCCTTTCGTCGACGGCAACGGTCGCACCGGCCGCGCCCTCATCCACACACTGCTGCGTCATCGCGGTCTTACTGTCAACGGCACGCTCCCCTGGTCGGCTGGCATTCTCCGCAGCCCGGACTCCTATTTCGCCGCGCTGACCAGCTACAGCGCAGGTGATATCGCGCCGATGGTGCAGTTGGTCGCTGAAGCAGCATTCCGCGCCACGGAACTGGGCACCTGGCTAGGCAAGGAGATCACCGACGTCCGCTCCACCTGGGAGGACCAGGTCACAGCCCAGCGCGATGCTACTGACTGGCGCATCCTCGACGTACTCATGCGACAACCGCTTGTCGACGCCCCGCGCCTCGCCGCCGAGCTATCCGTCACCCCTGCCAACACGCGCAAGGCCCTGGAGCGGCTGGAGGCCGACGGCGTCGTCCTCAGCGCACAGGTGGCCAAGAATCGCCGTGCTTGGCGGGCCCCCGACATCCTCGATCTTCTCGACGAATTCGCAGAGAAGGCAGGGCGTCGGGAGACACCTGCGGGTTGA
- a CDS encoding App1 family protein, producing MGLADIARKVERTINRVGTRQSTKAGWRPTITDFAGYGSPTRVHVLGRVLMQNPDATVEVDEPALPPTAHRPPRNLKDLREEAGRGWRQFFTIQVGYQPVTVRIGSIEVHSRTNDNGYIDVLIQDHGLEPGWHTVTIDAEGAKPVQARVLIVAPGARIGLVSDIDDTVMVTWLPRALLAAWNSWVRHTNTRKAVPGMAAFYHELLANHPDAPVFYLSTGAWNTYGTLESFLIKHGLPVGPMLLTDWGPTPTGLFRSGQEHKKVQLRNLIIEYPHIQWILVGDDGQHDPLIYGNAVFEHPDRIAGVAIRQLTPSEHVLSHGTAAPFDDAVTAHTSSVPTIYGADGYELLERYREHPFPGV from the coding sequence ATGGGACTGGCTGACATTGCTCGCAAGGTAGAACGAACGATCAACCGGGTAGGAACACGCCAATCGACGAAAGCCGGTTGGCGCCCCACCATCACCGACTTCGCCGGCTACGGCTCCCCCACCCGCGTCCACGTCCTCGGACGAGTGCTCATGCAAAACCCGGACGCAACCGTCGAAGTCGACGAGCCCGCCCTCCCTCCAACTGCCCACCGCCCGCCCCGCAACCTCAAAGATCTCCGCGAGGAAGCCGGGCGCGGCTGGAGGCAGTTTTTTACGATTCAAGTCGGCTACCAACCCGTCACCGTCCGCATCGGTTCCATTGAGGTTCACTCCCGCACCAACGACAACGGCTACATCGACGTCCTCATCCAAGACCACGGCCTCGAACCCGGCTGGCACACCGTCACCATCGACGCCGAAGGAGCGAAACCCGTCCAAGCCCGAGTGCTCATCGTGGCGCCCGGGGCACGGATCGGCCTAGTGTCCGACATCGACGACACCGTCATGGTCACCTGGCTCCCTCGCGCCCTCCTCGCCGCCTGGAACTCCTGGGTCCGACACACCAACACCCGCAAAGCCGTCCCCGGCATGGCCGCGTTCTACCACGAACTCCTAGCCAACCACCCCGACGCCCCCGTCTTCTACCTCTCCACCGGCGCCTGGAACACCTACGGCACCCTCGAATCCTTCCTCATCAAACACGGCCTCCCCGTCGGCCCCATGCTCCTCACCGACTGGGGACCCACCCCCACCGGACTCTTCCGCTCCGGCCAAGAACACAAAAAAGTCCAACTACGAAACCTCATCATCGAATACCCCCACATCCAATGGATCCTCGTCGGCGATGACGGCCAACACGACCCCCTCATCTACGGCAACGCCGTCTTCGAACACCCCGACCGCATCGCCGGTGTAGCCATCCGCCAACTCACCCCCAGCGAACACGTCCTCTCCCACGGCACCGCCGCCCCCTTCGACGACGCCGTCACCGCCCACACCAGCTCCGTCCCCACCATCTACGGCGCCGACGGATACGAACTACTGGAGCGCTACCGGGAGCACCCGTTTCCTGGGGTTTAG
- a CDS encoding dicarboxylate/amino acid:cation symporter gives MSTSTTRRLPAWSTGFGAQVIAGLIIGLILGLVARSMDAGLPDGEHGWLSDILTWGGNTYVQLLKLMIPPLIFAAVVTSVANLRKVANAAKLAVSTLVWFAITAFFSVLTGIGVGLIMQPGSNTGVDASAAAEPTTQGSWLGFINSVVPSNILGLGASANASGVALNFNVLQLLVISLAIGIAAVKAGKAAEPFLGFTESFLKVVQIILWWIIRLAPIGTAALIGKAVSTYGWEALGSLGTFVLAIYVGLAIVIGVIYPIVLKLNGIPVLGFFRRVWPVTSLGFVTRSSMGVMPVNQRIVEERMGVPREYASFAIPLGATSKMDGCAAVYPAVAAIFVAQFYGIDMGITEYLLIIIVSVLGSAATAGTTGATVMLTLVLSTLGLPLAGVGLLLATEPIIDMGRTAVNVTGQALVAAVVAKRAGILDEETWDAGEEGALAPLDAESEEAAVRS, from the coding sequence ATGTCCACCAGCACCACCCGTCGACTACCGGCCTGGTCCACCGGTTTCGGCGCCCAGGTCATCGCCGGCCTGATTATCGGCCTCATCCTCGGCCTGGTAGCCCGCTCCATGGACGCCGGACTGCCCGACGGCGAGCACGGTTGGCTCTCCGACATCCTCACCTGGGGCGGCAACACCTACGTCCAACTGCTCAAGCTGATGATCCCGCCGCTCATCTTCGCAGCCGTGGTCACCTCCGTGGCCAACCTGCGCAAGGTCGCCAACGCCGCCAAGCTCGCCGTATCCACCCTCGTGTGGTTCGCCATCACGGCATTCTTCTCCGTGCTCACCGGCATCGGCGTCGGCCTCATCATGCAGCCCGGCTCCAACACCGGAGTCGACGCCTCCGCCGCCGCCGAGCCCACCACCCAGGGCTCCTGGCTCGGCTTCATCAACTCCGTCGTGCCCTCCAACATCCTCGGCCTGGGCGCCTCGGCCAACGCCAGCGGCGTCGCACTCAACTTCAACGTGCTGCAACTCCTCGTCATCTCCCTGGCCATCGGCATCGCCGCAGTCAAGGCCGGCAAAGCCGCCGAGCCCTTCCTCGGCTTCACCGAGTCCTTCCTCAAGGTCGTGCAGATCATCCTCTGGTGGATCATCCGCCTCGCCCCGATCGGCACCGCCGCCCTCATCGGCAAGGCCGTCTCCACCTACGGCTGGGAAGCACTGGGCTCCCTGGGCACATTCGTCCTCGCGATCTACGTTGGCCTAGCAATCGTCATCGGCGTCATCTACCCCATCGTGCTCAAGCTCAACGGCATCCCCGTCCTCGGCTTCTTCCGCCGCGTCTGGCCCGTGACCTCACTCGGCTTTGTCACCCGCTCCTCCATGGGCGTCATGCCAGTCAACCAGCGCATCGTCGAAGAGCGCATGGGCGTACCCCGCGAATACGCCTCCTTCGCCATCCCACTGGGCGCCACCTCGAAGATGGACGGCTGCGCCGCCGTCTACCCGGCCGTCGCCGCGATCTTCGTCGCCCAGTTCTACGGCATCGACATGGGCATCACCGAATACCTGCTCATCATCATCGTCTCCGTCCTCGGCTCCGCCGCCACCGCCGGCACCACCGGCGCAACCGTCATGCTCACCCTCGTGCTCTCCACCCTCGGCCTGCCGCTAGCCGGCGTCGGCCTGCTCCTGGCCACCGAGCCGATCATCGACATGGGCCGCACCGCCGTCAACGTCACGGGCCAGGCCCTCGTTGCCGCAGTCGTGGCCAAGCGAGCTGGCATCCTCGACGAAGAAACCTGGGACGCCGGGGAAGAAGGCGCCCTCGCACCCCTCGACGCCGAGTCCGAGGAAGCCGCCGTCCGCTCCTAA
- a CDS encoding DUF1801 domain-containing protein produces the protein MSTPYDEVPGVGAPARRALQDAGYPDLESLHGISYPDLLALHGVGARGLQRLQAALTAQGLSLIDAPASPASAAKTHPTAVSPIDFVDGLDSPRRVKDGHLLLELFARATGGAEAVMWGPSMIGYGQAHYRYATGREGDTFQIGFSPRKAKLSLYGLQGHPRSEELLGKLGKHDTAVACVYVNKPEDVDLGVLEDLVKHAWKESNHD, from the coding sequence ATGAGCACACCCTACGACGAGGTCCCCGGCGTCGGCGCCCCGGCCCGCCGCGCCCTCCAGGATGCCGGGTACCCCGACCTCGAATCTCTCCACGGAATCTCCTACCCGGACCTGTTAGCACTCCACGGCGTCGGCGCCCGCGGTTTGCAACGCCTCCAGGCAGCACTTACTGCCCAGGGCCTTTCGCTTATCGACGCCCCCGCATCCCCGGCGTCCGCAGCAAAGACCCACCCGACCGCGGTCAGCCCGATCGACTTCGTCGACGGCCTGGATTCGCCGCGCCGGGTCAAGGATGGGCACCTGCTCCTGGAGCTTTTCGCCCGGGCCACCGGTGGCGCGGAGGCAGTCATGTGGGGTCCCAGCATGATTGGTTATGGGCAGGCGCATTATCGCTACGCGACCGGGCGCGAGGGCGACACTTTCCAGATTGGCTTTAGCCCCCGCAAGGCAAAGCTCTCGTTGTACGGGCTGCAGGGGCATCCGCGCTCGGAGGAGCTGCTGGGGAAGCTGGGTAAGCATGACACGGCGGTGGCGTGCGTGTACGTGAACAAGCCGGAGGACGTGGACCTCGGGGTGCTGGAGGACTTAGTCAAGCATGCCTGGAAGGAAAGCAACCATGACTAA
- a CDS encoding GNAT family N-acetyltransferase, giving the protein MDTFTIRRETESDISAIRDLTLRAFRDMPYSDQKESQIVEMLRDADALTFSLIAVKGASVVGHIAASPVSIEDGCEKWFGIGPISVDPDRQGAGIGSQLMARALDELRSLDADGAVALGDPAFYRRFGFDRYEELTFPGVDQSYFLAIPLTDAAVPLGTVTYHQAFYL; this is encoded by the coding sequence ATGGACACCTTCACCATTCGGCGGGAGACGGAGTCGGATATTTCAGCCATCCGGGATCTCACCCTCCGCGCGTTCAGGGATATGCCGTACTCCGATCAAAAGGAGTCACAGATCGTCGAGATGCTTCGCGACGCCGACGCGCTCACCTTCTCCCTCATCGCCGTCAAGGGTGCCTCCGTCGTCGGCCACATCGCAGCCTCCCCCGTCAGTATCGAGGATGGGTGCGAGAAGTGGTTCGGCATTGGACCCATCAGCGTTGACCCCGATCGCCAGGGCGCGGGCATCGGCTCGCAGCTCATGGCGCGGGCGCTCGACGAGCTCCGTTCACTGGACGCCGACGGTGCGGTGGCACTCGGCGACCCCGCCTTTTACCGGCGCTTCGGCTTCGACCGCTACGAGGAATTGACCTTCCCCGGCGTGGACCAGTCCTACTTCCTGGCCATCCCGCTTACCGACGCCGCCGTCCCCCTCGGCACCGTCACCTATCACCAGGCGTTCTACCTCTAA
- a CDS encoding DNA-3-methyladenine glycosylase: MIDFSAPADIVAPHLLGATIHLHGVGVRLTEVEAYLGSEDEAAHTYRGETPRNAAMFGPPGRLYVYLSYGIHRAGNLVCAPVGTGQGCLLRAGEVVSGVDLAQERRGAVPFHRLAQGPGNLGKALGLDLGDNGAQPEITAPTDEVEWVRGRRIGITKNADAPLRFWISGHPTVSGRRGRPPA, translated from the coding sequence ATGATCGACTTCTCCGCTCCCGCCGACATCGTCGCCCCGCACTTGCTCGGCGCGACGATCCACCTCCATGGCGTCGGCGTGCGCCTCACCGAAGTGGAGGCCTACCTGGGCAGCGAGGACGAAGCCGCGCACACCTACCGCGGCGAGACGCCCCGGAATGCCGCGATGTTCGGCCCGCCCGGGCGCCTCTACGTCTACCTGTCCTACGGCATCCACCGGGCCGGAAACCTCGTGTGCGCACCAGTTGGCACCGGTCAGGGCTGTTTGCTGCGCGCCGGGGAGGTGGTCAGCGGCGTGGACTTAGCGCAGGAGCGGCGCGGCGCGGTGCCCTTCCACCGGTTGGCGCAGGGGCCGGGCAACCTCGGGAAAGCGCTGGGCTTGGACTTAGGCGATAACGGCGCCCAGCCAGAGATCACAGCACCCACGGACGAGGTGGAGTGGGTGCGCGGGCGGCGCATCGGCATCACCAAAAATGCCGACGCCCCGCTGCGCTTCTGGATCTCCGGTCACCCAACCGTCTCGGGGCGGCGCGGCCGACCACCCGCGTAA
- a CDS encoding HAD-IA family hydrolase — MTALLFDLFGVLLTERTDAGRRRVERAIGADESMWPIYEELRPAYNVGDVSDERFWRQVQFRAGLDPIDIPEAVAADWESTSAEDPAMVALVRELIDARVRLGLLTNIPAGLAKQVRAKHGWIDSFDAVTMSCDIGVAKPDPRAFAVAAAALHAGPKELIYVDADPVNVAAANEAGWKAVLFTGPESVRKVLP; from the coding sequence ATGACTGCACTGCTGTTTGATCTTTTCGGCGTGTTGCTCACAGAACGCACGGACGCCGGTCGTCGTCGCGTCGAGCGCGCCATCGGCGCAGATGAGAGCATGTGGCCGATCTACGAGGAGCTGCGCCCGGCGTACAACGTCGGTGATGTCAGCGATGAGCGCTTTTGGCGCCAGGTCCAATTCCGCGCGGGGCTGGATCCCATCGACATCCCTGAGGCGGTCGCCGCGGACTGGGAGTCCACGTCCGCGGAGGATCCGGCGATGGTCGCCCTGGTCAGAGAGCTTATCGACGCCCGCGTCAGGCTCGGCCTCCTCACCAACATTCCGGCAGGCCTGGCGAAGCAGGTCCGCGCCAAACACGGCTGGATCGACAGCTTCGATGCGGTCACGATGTCCTGCGACATCGGGGTGGCTAAACCTGATCCGCGGGCGTTCGCCGTCGCGGCGGCCGCACTGCATGCCGGGCCGAAAGAGCTCATCTACGTCGACGCTGATCCCGTCAACGTGGCCGCCGCGAACGAAGCCGGCTGGAAGGCCGTGTTGTTTACTGGTCCCGAGTCCGTCCGAAAGGTCCTCCCATGA
- a CDS encoding gamma carbonic anhydrase family protein, with amino-acid sequence MILEFEGKTPQIHPSAWVAPTAVIIGDVEIGPDSSVFYGAVLRGDVNKIRIGARTNIQDNSVLHVDEDAPCTLGDDVTVGHMALVHGTTVGDGTLVGMKSALLSGSVVGAGALIAAGAVVLEGQEIPDKSLAAGVPAKVRRELSDEQSASFIPHAGRYVELAKRHAGI; translated from the coding sequence ATGATCCTAGAATTTGAAGGCAAGACTCCACAGATCCATCCCAGCGCCTGGGTCGCCCCGACGGCCGTCATCATCGGCGATGTGGAGATCGGTCCGGACTCGTCGGTGTTCTATGGTGCCGTCCTGCGCGGGGATGTGAACAAGATTCGGATTGGGGCGCGGACGAACATCCAGGACAACTCGGTCCTGCACGTCGACGAGGATGCGCCGTGCACCCTGGGCGATGACGTCACCGTGGGGCACATGGCGTTGGTGCACGGCACGACGGTCGGTGATGGCACGCTCGTGGGCATGAAGTCGGCGCTGCTCTCGGGGTCGGTGGTTGGTGCCGGTGCCCTCATTGCGGCGGGCGCGGTGGTGCTGGAGGGGCAAGAAATCCCCGATAAATCCTTGGCCGCCGGTGTTCCGGCGAAGGTGCGCCGCGAGCTCAGCGACGAGCAATCCGCCAGCTTCATCCCCCACGCCGGGCGCTACGTCGAGCTGGCGAAGCGGCACGCGGGGATCTAG
- the panC gene encoding pantoate--beta-alanine ligase: protein MQVLRTIAELRSFTRTGEVGLVPTMGALHHGHGELVRRARSENDTVVVSIFVNPLQFTDLGECDDYRNYPRDLTADVAFLSSLGVDAVFAPSVEEMYPGGLPEIWVRTGDMGSRLEGASRPGHFDGVATVVTKLFLLVRPQRAYFGEKDAQQLAIIQRLVADLNLDVEIRPVPIIRGADGLAESSRNQHLTPATRAQALALPRALEALRAGTPLAQVRAELAAAEGVDLDHLEVVDPATLLPVATPGPGDLAVAAIHVGGTRLIDNRRL, encoded by the coding sequence ATGCAGGTGCTGCGCACTATCGCCGAGCTGCGCTCTTTCACCCGCACCGGGGAGGTCGGGCTCGTGCCCACGATGGGTGCCCTGCACCACGGCCACGGCGAGCTGGTCCGCCGCGCGCGCTCGGAGAACGACACGGTGGTGGTGAGCATCTTCGTTAACCCCCTGCAGTTCACCGACCTGGGGGAGTGCGATGACTACCGCAACTACCCGCGCGACCTCACCGCCGACGTCGCCTTCCTCTCCTCACTCGGTGTCGATGCCGTCTTCGCCCCCAGCGTGGAAGAGATGTACCCCGGCGGCCTCCCGGAGATCTGGGTCCGCACCGGCGACATGGGTTCCCGCCTGGAGGGTGCCTCCCGGCCCGGTCACTTCGACGGCGTGGCCACCGTGGTGACCAAACTCTTCCTCCTGGTGCGGCCGCAGCGCGCCTACTTCGGGGAGAAAGACGCCCAGCAGTTGGCCATCATCCAGCGCCTGGTTGCCGACCTCAACCTCGACGTGGAGATCCGGCCGGTGCCCATCATCCGCGGGGCCGATGGCCTGGCCGAATCCAGCCGCAACCAGCACCTCACTCCTGCCACGCGGGCACAAGCCCTCGCCCTGCCGCGCGCTCTGGAGGCCCTGCGTGCCGGAACCCCGCTCGCGCAGGTGCGCGCGGAGCTGGCCGCCGCCGAGGGCGTGGACCTCGACCACCTCGAGGTCGTCGATCCCGCGACCCTCCTGCCCGTGGCCACCCCCGGCCCCGGTGACCTGGCGGTGGCGGCGATCCACGTCGGCGGGACCAGGCTCATCGATAACCGGCGGCTCTAG